TTGGAACATGGAAAAGATAACAACTTTGAGGAAGATCCCCACTTTTTAGAACGAAGAGTATACGGAAGTGTAAACTTCTCTATCTTCTCTAAAGCAACGGACTGAGCACGCGAACCACAGACTCTTTCACTTTCTGGCGCCAAGGTCGCTTTTCCCAGTTTTTAAGATAAACAGAAATGCAGTCGCGCTGATCCAGAAGAAAGATTTCTTTCATGCGCAGTGCTGTTGGTTCATCATACATAAATGCGTTCACTTCGAAGTTATGCTCAAAACTCCGAAAATCCATATTGGTAGATCCCACAGTACACAGCGCATCATCCGAAACCATCAGTTTGGAGTGAAGGAAACCTTTTTGATAAAAGAATACCTTCACACCAGCCCTTAGTATATCTTTCAGGTAAGAACGGGAAGCCAGGTGCGTAATTGTAGCATCGGCATGTTCAGGAAGCATAATGCGTATATCCACACCTGCCAGAGCTGCTGTTTGCAACGCAGCAAGAAGAGGTTCTGTTGGTAAGAAATAAGGTGTTTGAATATAGAAATACTTTTTAGCACTGTTAATAGCCAGGCATAAACCTTGCATAATTTCTTTCCATTCGGCTGTTGGTTCACTTGTTACAATCTGAACAAGAGATTCTCCGACAGAATCCAAGGCCGGGAAAAATCTAGATGAAGTAAGCAATGTCTGATCTACAAAGTACCAATCCAGTAAAAAAGTGGTTTGAAGTCCATGAACAGCCTTTCCTTTAATCATCACATGGGTATCTCTCCAGATTCCCCAATCAAATCCCCGTATATATCTCACGGCAATATTCATTCCGCCAACGAATCCCAGGCAACCATCAATCACAACTATCTTGCGGTGGTTGCGGTAATTCACTTTACTTGTAAAAACAGGAAAACGAACTTTCAGGAAGGCTCTGACTTCAATACCGGCCTCAATCATCTCTTCAAAGAAACGGTTAGGCACATGCCAGCAACCCACATCATCATATATCAGGCGAACCTCTACCCCTTCACGGGCTTTGTCTATAAGTACATCACGCACGAGCCTGCCCACTGGGTCATTCTCAAAAATATAGTATTCCATGTGAATGTGATGCTTTGCCTGCATCAGCTCTCTGATAAGAGCCTGTAATTTTGAGTAACCGTCTGTAAAGATCTCCACTTCGTTACCTTCGAAAGGCAGAGCCTGATTGGTATTCCGGAAAAGTTGGGCAACCTGATACTGGTCGGCAGGTAATTCGTACGATTCCTGAGCCACAAACTCAGCCATCGGCTTTTTCATTAAGCGATTATAGCTTTTTTTACTGATAATTCTTTCGCGACGGGTACTTCGCCCGAAAAAGAAATAGAAGACTAAACCAACAAAAGGAAGGAAAGTAAGGATAAGAACCCATGCCATAGTCTTTACCGGGTTGCGATTATCGAGAATGACAAGAATCACCATTCCGATAATCACACCAAAGTAAAGTATATTATAGATTACTGAAAAAAGATCATTAAATATGCTACTCCAATCCATACTAATCAACTTCTAGTTTGATGAATAGCAAAAATATACAAAAATAAATAAACTACGGCATATCTAATGAAAAGAATAAGATATTACATCATTCCGCCGGGGCCACCACCAGGGCCAAATCCGCCACCACCATATCCGCCTCGTCTTTCACGTGGTCCATCACTCGGTCCATGGTCATCAGGGCCAAAGCGTCTTGACCTTGGAGCCTTTCCACCAAGAGTATTGAAGCGATACACAAAGTGAACCATAAAGTAGCTACCCAATGTGTTATATTCAATATCCTGCATCATCGTTTCTGAAATGGTACGACTCAGGTTACTCTGTTGGTGAAGAATATCATATATCTTGAAACGTATCGTAGCATTGTTTTTTGCCAGGAAGTTTTTAGATAATTGCGCATTCCAAAGAATTTCATTTTTCTGAAGAGCATCAGAATATCCTCTCTTAATATTATAATTCACATCAGAAGAGAGGAAGATACTCCATGGCAGATTTATATTTGTGTTTGCACCAAATAAGTAATTAAACGTCTCACGATTACTTTTTTGGACATTATTCTTTGCCAAAGAATAATTGATTGCTCCGTTTAAACTGAAATCAAAAAGGTCTGATCGGTAATTACCAGTCATCCTTTGACCAAGATTCAAATTATGCGTTGTGCTTTTTTGTGGATTACTTACATTATTCAGACTGGTAAAACTAACAGCATCACTATAAGAAGCATTAGAAAATGTGCTCAGTGTAAATTTCTTGTTGGGAAATGGAGTATTAAAAGATAAGAATCCTTGCGTATTCCAGTTTCCATTTACATTTACCAGATTTGAGATCCAAGCACCAGTATTCTCATTATATGTCCTTTTACTGGCAACGCTATTCAATGTATTGTTAAAGGAAAGATTCATCATTACACTCCGTTGACTTTCCTGCATATAGTTATTAAAGAACAACATAAAACGGTTACTGTAAGACGGTTTTAAGTCTGGATTACCATTTCTTATATTCAGCAGATCTGTGTTATCAATCACAGCCTGAAGGTTGTTTATATCCGGAGCAGAACTTCTTCCACGGTACATAATACGAAGCTGTTCCTGTTTCGAGAAACGATAATGAAAATCAAACGTTGGTGAGAAGTTAAGAACATTCTGAGATATATCCTTTCCCTTGTTCGGGCCAACAGTTGTATTACTCTTTGACGTCTGAGGTTCAAGACTAAAGCCGATATTATACATATACTTAGTACGTATCGTTCTCAATGAAAGCTCAAATTGATGAGTCATATAACGATTACTCAGAGAATTACTTAACAAGTCAACATAATCACTATTATAATTCTTGTTATCGAAAGCAGTTTCATAAGGATAATCGTCCATAGCATTATAAGCATACTTATCAGAAGCAGAATAACTATTTTGGAAGCTATATCTCAATTGAAGGAAACGTTTATTAAAAACAGGTTCAACATAAACCATTTGCAATTTGTAATTATAACTATTACCATTATTATCAATATATTGATCTCTATGGTCTCCCAGACTTGCACTATCGTTTTTATAAAAATACGTATCAGAATAAGAATAGTTATCCGAGTTACTCTTATTATACCCTGACTCAGCTCGCAAAGTTATGCTACGGCCTTTGTTATTCAGCTTTCTGTTAATCTGAATATTACCTCCTAAAGACATATTATTGGATATACCGTCAGATTTCGATTTTCTATCATTTACAGATGCATGGCTATTATTAAAAGTAGCAGACACACCATTGCTAAAACTATTTGTATGTGAATAAGATATATTTGGGCGGAATATGATATTTGTTAATGTATCAGGTCGCCATTCCAAACGAAAATCGCCATTCACATCATCTCTAAAACGTCTTGAAGCGTTTTCTGCAGTACCAAAAGAAGAACTCTGACCTAAGAAGTTCTCAGTAGAACTTTTCATTCTTGCGTCCTTATCTGATTTGCCATATTTAATATTTCCACCAACTTCCAGTTTGTCTGTACTTTTAGCAAAGTTCATTCCAATCGATTTTGAAGCATTAATACCCGATCCGGCATTACCACTCATCCCCTGACCGGCATCACCGAATTCAGAGAAGCCCTGATTATTTGTATTATTGGCTGATCCAACAACTGTAAACTGAGAATTATCCTTAAACTGACTTGCCATTGCTCCGGTTTCATACCTATTTTGGCTACCTGTACCTGCAATAAGGTTACCAATTAGCCCCTTTTTCATTCCCTTCTTTACAGTCAAATCAAGAACAGTTTCTTCATCTCCATCATCAATCCCTGTAATTCTGGCAAGATCAGACTTTTTATCATAGGCTTTCACATTTTCAATCATATTAACAGGCAAATTCTTCATAGCCACTTTAGGGTCAGAACTAAAGAATTCTTTTCCATCCACCATTATCTTCTTGATTTGTTTTCCATTGACAGTGATTGATCCGTCAGTGCCAACTTCTGCACCCGGAATCTTCTTTACTAAATCCTCAAGCATTGAACCCTCCGGCACACGATATGCCGAAGCATTGTAAACCATTGTATCTTCCTTAACCGTCACAGGAGGAGCCTCGGCAGTAACAGTTGCACCTTTCAGCATTACAGCATCAGGTTTCATTGGAACCTCACCAAAGTTAACAGACGGTTTAGCAGATGTAATCTGAAAAGACTTAGTCAACGGAGCATAACCAATGAATGAGATTTTCATCACATAGCGTCCTTTTGTCAGACTTGCAATGGCAAAAGACCCGTCCTTCTTACTAGAAACTCCGGTTACAAAAGAGCTGTCCGGTAAAGATAGCACGCGAATAGCCGCTTGTTCAACCGGAGTTTTAGTCGTGTTGTCAATAACCTTTCCTGTTACCAAAGCACGATTCGTTTGTGCTTCCAGAGAAAGGATGCTGAATAAGCACAGCATCAATAATGTCAGTTTGTGTTTCATTTATTATTCTATAATATAAATTGTTTGCTTATTTATGACAAGAAAAGCCGTGAAAGGTTTAATCTAAAAACACATAGAAATCAATGTAAATAATTAAAAGGTTTTGCATTTCAACGTTTTTAGCGTAAGTTTGCAACTAAATAAGAAGAAAAATCAACTCATTTAACACCCAAGGATATGAATAAACAAGAGGTAATTCTTTGCAATGAATTAGAGAAAGATCTGCTTGGTGCAATGGAAAGCAAACCGTTCGACAAGTTATTTGTTCTTACAGATGAACACACAGCGCTTCATTGCCTGCCAGCCATAAAGGAACTATTACTCAAAAACAATGCAATCTCTGTTACCATCCCCGCGGGAGACATAAATAAAACACTGGAAACACTGGCCTACGTTTGGACACAACTCAGCGAAAAGGGAGCAACCCGCCACTCATTGCTTATCAACCTGGGAGGAGGGATGACTACCGATCTTGGCGGTTTTGCAGCATCAACATTTAAACGTGGTATCAGATATATCAATATCCCCACTACCCTTCTTGCAATGGTAGATGCATCTGTAGGCGGAAAGACTGGAATCAATTTCAACGGACTAAAGAATGAAATAGGAGCTTTTGCACCTGCTAGCAATGTATTGATTGAAACTGAGTTTTTAAAAACGCTTGATCAGGAAAACTTCTTTTCCGGTTATGCAGAGATGTTGAAGCACGGACTAATAAGCAACATAGAACACTGGGCAGAACTGCTTAACTTCCCTACTGACAAACTTGATTATGCCAAGCTGAAAGCCTTGGTTGGAAAATCAGTGCAGATCAAAGAAGACATTGTTGAGCAAGATCCATACGAACAAGGTATTCGTAAAGCGCTGAATCTGGGACACACCGTTGGTCACGCCTTCGAGAGTCTCTCTTTTGAAGAAGACCGTCCGGTGCTTCACGGCTACGCAGTAGCATGGGGAGTAGTTTGCGAGCTCTATCTTTCTTCTGTTAAAACAGGCTTTCCAACAGATAAACTGAGACAAACAGTTCAGTTTATAAAAGAGAACTACGGATGCTTTGCTATTGATTGCAAAATATATGATAAGCTTTATGCATACATGCTTCATGACAAAAAGAACACAGCAGGAATTATCAATTTCACTTTGCTGAAAGATGTTGGAGATATATGTATCAATCAATCAGCAAATAAGGAAGAAATTTTTGAGATGTTCGATTTTTATCGCGAGTGCATGGGGCTTTAAGCGCCAACACAAAGGATTTTTGCAATAAAAAAATCATTATTTATTTGGGGTATTTAAAAGTATTTGTAACTTTGTGCCCGATTTCGGGGTGTAGCTCAGCCCGGTTTAGAGTACGCGTCTGGGGGGCGTGTGGTCGGAAGTTCGAATCTTCTCACCCCGACTGAAAAGGATGTAAGTGCCTATTTATGGGCACTTACATTTTTTAATTGTATATTTCTTATTTCCATAAATGTATATAAGTTTTGCACGTCAATCAAAACAAAAAACAATTATGGCAAGAAAAAAAGCAATTATGATTATGCCTCGGTTGCACGATTGCTCCGGTGACATTAACAAGAAATGGTTCGTGGAATATTCTTGTAGGAATCCACGTACTGATGAAATGAAGAGATTCAGAGTATATGAAGGCTTACAACTTACAACTCCTGAAGAACGTTATACTGCAGCAGATAAGATAATTGAAGAATTATCCGAGATGCTGATCAATGGAAAATCTCCTTTTTCAAAAGAGAAAGTTATATATGAAGATGATCTAATGTATGATCATGCTGCAAGAGTATACGGTCGTCTTAAAAAAGATGTTGTTTGCATACGTACATATCTTAATGAATATCTTTTGATGAAGAAAAAAGAAGTTATTCATCATTCATACCAAACATACAAATCAAAACTGCGTATTTTCGTTATGTATCTTGATTCTAAAGGTCTTCAAGATGTTCATGTAAGTTTTATCACTCAGGAAGTAGTCTCTGATTTTATCTATTTTGTAGCAGAAAATAATAATGCTAGTCGTAGAACCGTAGTTAAGTATCAACAGATTTTAAAAAACTTTTTCAATTATCTTATTAACACGAAGAAGCTGTTGCTTAGAAATCCGGTATTCGGGATGCCTAATGTAGGAGAAATTAAAGATGAAGCTGCAATTCCTATACCAGATAAAGAACGTGAAGCCTTTAAAATCTATATGCAAAAAAAAGATCCTCAATTGTGGTTAGTGTGTATGATGGAATTTTATTGTGCGATTCGTCCACATGAAGAATTAAGGCATTTATTAATTTCTCATATAAACTGGGATAATAGGACTATAACGATTCGTAAAACTTTAGCTAAGAATAGGAATATGCAAACAGTAGATGTCCCAAATCAACTTTTTGATGAAATGATTAATATATATCACCTTAATGAATATCCAAGCGATTATTATGTATTCAGTAGAAATGGAATACCAGGTAAAATTTTATTAGGTAAAAATTATTTTAAGACTCATTTCGCCAAAATAAGAAATGATATGGGAATGCCACTTTCTTATAAATTGTACGGTTTTAAGCATACTGGCGCATGTAAACTGGCAGATGCAGGTGTTAGTACGTGGGACCTCCAGAAGCATATGCGACATGCATCTATATCTACGACTGAAGCATATATCAATAAAAGGATAGGAATAAAGAGTGATACTATTAAAAATAATTTTCCAGATATATAAAAACAAAGCCCCGGAAATAATATCTCCGGGGCTTTGTTTTTAATTTTAAATTACTCAGCAAAAAGTAAACCTACAATTCCTTTGCACACATCTCTATATGTTTGCATTGCTTGGAGTTCTGCGGCATGCTCTTCCGCTTTGTCATCATTCACTTTATCCTTGTTTAGAATAATAGCTAACTGAGATTCCTGAGAGTACCTCAGCTTAACTAAACCAGAAATGAATTCTTCTTCAGTATCATTTTTTGCTTCAATGATCGTTCCTCCATCTTCCAGATTACCGGAATAAGCATACGCCGTTACTGGATCAGGAGTTTGTTCTTCATGAGACTCTGGAACATAATCCGGAATAATCTCTTCATTAAGATATACCAAAAACTGTGAATCGGTATATCTAACATACTTTTTTCTTTCTAAATAAATTTTTCTATTCATATCTATGTAAATTTAGTAAAATTAGCACCTTTATTAGTTTGATATAATGTGATTACTGTGGCAATAGGAAGGTCTTCTTTTGAAAAGTTATCTTCAGCTTGTTCAATCATAATTCTTGATCCTGAAAATGAATACCATTCCTCCTCTTTCCATTTATATTCTTTGTTCCCATCAACGGTATCAATACGATCAATTACTTTGTATCTGATAGCAATACATCTCCTTGGACTTCCATCTTTTTCTTTTTCAATAGCACTGTTTTCTATCACAAAATCTTCAAGTAAAATAAGGAATTCTTCTTCTTTACCTCTCCTGCTCTCTGGTAATGTAGTGTCATAAATGATCTCAGCAATTTTTTTCTTATTTTCATCCGTTAGTCCTTCAAAAGGCTTCCTCATACGCCTTTTCCTGATTAATTCTCCTAGTCTCTTTTCCATTTTTAAAGTTCTTATTAAGTTTTTAGTATTCGCATGACTTGCATATCCTATTCTTGATGCAGCCTTTAGTCTCACTTCATCATCAGTGAAGCCTTTTTTTCTGAGAGATACAACCTGCCGACATAATGCTTGCTTATTTTTTTTGCTGAGTTCTGTATGGTCTTGATAGAAATTATAACCTACATAATAAAACCCACGAGATGTAATAGGAAATATCTGATAGTTATGTCTAATTTCAAGCTTTAATTCATTACCAAGATACATTCCGGACCACTCCAAAACATGGTGAAGAAAAACTTTATCTTCGTGCATTACGGAGAAATCATCTGCATACCGATAATAAAACTCTATATTATTTAGAAATTCATGATATTTGTTTGCCAGATAAATAGAGCCTTTTGCTAATTCATTAAAATCAGAAACAGTTCTTGCCTGATCTATTTTTTCCCAAATGTATCGTTGAGTATAATGCGCTACTAATTCCGGATTATTCTTTATATAAAAGCAGTTTTTTAAATCGAAATCAAATAATGACAAAATAAGATTAGCCAAGAGTTGAGCTATTTTTGTTCCGATCGGAAGACTTTTGCTTTCTCCTTTAGAGTCAATCACTTCATCAAACCATCGAAGTAGCTTTTTATCTTTGATTTTTCTCTGAATCATCCTTTTGACTATCTTATGATCAACTGTATCATAAAACTTTCGGATATCTCCTTTGAAGACATAAAATGTTTTATTCACGTCATTATTATAAAGGTCCTTCTGAAGACGGTGGAATAAATCATGTGTCCCTCTACCTTTAATACAAGAAAAAGTATTTCGTATGAATGTGCTTTTTACATAATTCTCAATGACATTTAGCACAGCCCAGTGCATTACATGGTCCTCGTATGGAAGTTTACTTATTTCACGTGGTTTAGGTTCAAGTACTGTGAAGTATGTATATTCTGATGTTTTGAAAGATTCTTCAATATATTCATGAAGAAGATTGAAAAGGTTTGTTTCCAGGTCACGTTCAAATTCAACTATATCAGGTCTTCGATGTTTTCTCTGGCTTGAGCCTTCAAATGCCAACCTAAAATTATCTATTGTCTCAATACGTTCTGATAACTTTCCTTTTCTCTTCATCATAACTGGGTCTTTCCGGTGCCCTTCGGTTTCTGTTTTAATTGGTTCTTTGGTCTGCTTTGTCCTGCGGGAACATTCGGTGCAGCCTACTAGTACCCTCCTGGTTGTATTTTTTTCGCCGGATTAAGTCATATACCTAAATCCTCTGTGGGGCGAGGTTTCTTTCAAACTTATATTTTACCGGGATATCAAACCAGACCCGGAAACAAAGTGTAGGGGGGACGAGACATTCGCATTGGCATCAGAGGGCCCATTGTTCGCATTCGCATACGAAACGCCCGCATTGCCATTGTTGTTCGCATTGCCACCACGATTAACGACACGGACGCCAGAAGAAGCGTCTGTCCGAAAGACAACCTAGAAAAAGAAAAGTTCTTTATCATTTTGCAAAAGTAGAAGAAAGTTCTATATATTGCAATTTAATACAGAACTTTCTTCAATATTAAATGGAAAAGATTTCAAAGAGCGATTTATGGACACATACGGCGCATCCGCGCCGGGGTCTCTCTGGTTACAATGATTACTTTTCGCGAGTCCCGGCAGCAACCATGGTTATGAAGGACGCTGCGAAAAGAGTATATCCAACCCAAGAACTGAACCACGGGGGCATTGTTATCGCATTACTTGCTATCAATGTATAGCAAGTTGGAAAACATGACGTTATTGCTGCTGCTATATTTCTAACGCATTTTGCAATTTTGGGTGTCTCTGCTTTCCATTTTCTTGGAATATCTCTAAAAAGCGCAATAATCTTTTTCATCTTATTTATTATTAATGTATCACTTGAAAGACGGACGGCGCATCCGCGCCGGGGTCTCTCAGGTTGCACGATTATTCAGCCAACATTGGTTCCGGATTGCATTCATCTGCGAACCAGCAGAGGGGGGACGAGACATACGCATTGGCACCAGAGGGCCCATTGTACGCATACGCACACGAAACGCCCGCATAGCCATGGTTGTTCGCAAGGCCACCACGATAAACGACACGGACGCCAGAAGAAGCGCTACCGTAGCCATAATCATTATAGTAAGTTGATTCTGAACCGGCATAAGCTTGTGGTAATAAACATCCGTTCTTGCGGAGCATACTAGTAATATAACCTTCACCTGTAGCCCAATTCCCAACTAATACTTGTTTAGCTAAATCAACCGTACTTGCAAGTTTAGTCCTTATTGATTTATTGATGTACATTTGAGCAATAGTACCATTACTTGACACAACGGCATCAGTAGTCCAACGAGATAGATATCCGTAGAAATTCTTCAGGCCAAAAAAACATGGTATCGAAGCGGTATATAATGTTGTAGCTCCATTCATAACAGCATAAGAAGATAGCCCGCAATTGTCTGCTAGTTCAACTCCTACGGAAGTTGGAAGGAATGGAAATGTTCCAAAATCTGCACTCCAGTTTCCATAAGTTGTAACTCCAGGGCCAAATCCTCCTTGTCTCAATCCATTCGCATCGAGTGCAGCATTGTATGTTGCCTGAACGTTGTTTGTTCCATAAGTCAGCACGAAAAGGTTAGCAATAATAAATGCCATTCTCTCAGTGTGAGCGTTAAACCGGTCGTCACCCTTGTTCTTTGAATAAGTGGAAAAGTCAAGAGCGGATATCTGTGTAGCGGCCCTTCCTAGTTGAGTTGTGTATAATGCATCTTTAGCTGCATCATTGTTACCTCCTCTATACTGAACGCTGTTATTTATCACGCTTACCAGCTTGCTGTTAGTCCTATCCATAACGCCTATTCCGAGTGCCGAAGTCATGAACTGAGGAATATACCAGTTATATTTTCCAGGAATCGGGCTTAGCGAAGCTGCTAAATATTCATAACTTCCTTCAATCCAATATGCTTCATAATGTGCATTTCCACCCCACATATAGTCGCCCATGCTTCCGTCAAGAGCTGCAGTAGCTCCATTGACAAAATTATAGTGGTTTGTCGAACTCAGTTTGCTTGCTACTCCTCCGTTAAGAAGATAACAACCTAGATTTAACAATGAAGGAAGATTCTTCAAATAATCAAGATCGCCGTAAGGTTCCCATGTAGAAGAAGCATTTGATAAATTTCTTCTTCGGCACGCATAGCGATAACTCTTCAATAGGCTGGCCTTAACATATCCAAATGTCTGGCCTGAATTGCTAAAACATAATAGTCTATCATCCGCATTAAATGTTGATAGATCGGCTGGAGCTCCTGCAGCTCCTGGTTTCAATTCAATTGTTTCCATATATTTTATTTAATAAATTATTAATTCCAATCGTTATCAAATTCACTAACCATGAACCATCCTAAACCTAGCAGATTAGAGGCAGGTACAGGATACATAAAACCTGAAATATTAACCCATAGCCCCGCTTTACCTCCAACTATTTGCCAGTCTGCTCCATTTTTATATATCCAAACATTGTTATTATCATCATTGGCATTAATAAGAATAAGTTCCTTAGATATAGACCCGATGATATTGTATCGGTAGCTCCCTGACGTTTTAATTACTAGTAAATCCACCGCGAATCCTGCATAATCTAGCGCGGTTCCATAGAGAGGAATTTCATAATAAGTTCTTCCGGACGAATCAGTCTTAGCAGCCAGGTCTACATATGTTCCAGCACTATCAGGTCCTTTAGTATAGTAATATGCGTAAGTGCCCATTACTACCATCATGTTCCGTTGACGTGATCCAAAGCTTCCACGGCACCACACATCAGATGTATAATTGCGATATCCACGGCTCTCTTGAGAATTATATCCTTGATGATACATGTCTCCACTGAACCACATTTTACCGTCTGCGCCAAAATTTATTCCGCCTACAATATCTCCGTTATCATTTACACATGATAGGTTTTTGAATGATCCGGATACTGCTTTAAGTATACCTTCAAACGAGCTGTTACCGGTTGCATGCAAGTTGGCGCAATTGATTAGGCCGGTTAAAAAGTCAATAAAGATGTTAGGTATGAAGCTGCTTGATGAACCAACATTATCAGGGTCAAAAGATTTATAATCGCCTTCCGATTCTTTAGCTGCTCCAGTACCTGTTTTACCGTATTGACTAAGCATATAGTCTCCGGAAAATATTGCAGAAGCAAGTTTACCAAAATCACTGAATAACATCTCAGTAATAACATACTTGAACATATCGAAAGGAATCCAAATGGCATTCTCACCGTTGGCCGCATAGTCATCAGATGGGTCTACTCCTTTAGACGTTCCTTCCTTATCCATCACATAGTAAATAGCGCCATCTAAAACATAAGGTGCCACTCTATTTGTGCACTTATATTCTATATTAGGGTCATATTTACCAGCCGGATAAGCTTTTTGTCCACGTGGACCAGTTGCTCCATCTTCCGGAGCTGGTTCTAATGTTTCGGTCGTTGATATCATCAGAATTGCGTTATATTAGCTGAAATTTGAACGGTAACTCCTTTGCTTGAACTAACAAGAGCTCCTGTTACAGTATGCGAAGCTACATTCGTATCAGTGTCAACCACTACTCCAGCGTTGGTGCGCATTGTGAACTTGAAGTAATATCCTGTAACTTCAGAATTATCAGACCGTTTACGAACTTTCGGAGTATAGGTCATATTCTCTGTTTTTTTAAGGATAGTCCCGGCGCTTGATTTGCCTTTGTCAATATAATAAGGATCATGAGTGTCGCTGGCAACAAAACCTTTCATATATGCTTTACCGTTATAAGTAGCGCATGCATAGTATTCTTCCTGACCTTCTACTGCTCCGTCGTATAGCGTTAAAACATTCCCATTAATTTCAGTAACACCGGCTACATTTGCAACGCTAACTAATCCTGCATCGGTAGCTTTCTTCCAGCTCCATGCTGCAGCATCAAGGTTAACGGCTACCCCAGCATTTGAGAATCCGGCTGTTGCTACAATCTTATCCGTATCATTATCTATAACAAAGTCTCCGTTCAGCGCTGTAACGTTGATATCGAATGAATCTCCTGTACTTTCTCTTATGTATATA
This genomic interval from uncultured Bacteroides sp. contains the following:
- a CDS encoding reverse transcriptase domain-containing protein; the protein is MMKRKGKLSERIETIDNFRLAFEGSSQRKHRRPDIVEFERDLETNLFNLLHEYIEESFKTSEYTYFTVLEPKPREISKLPYEDHVMHWAVLNVIENYVKSTFIRNTFSCIKGRGTHDLFHRLQKDLYNNDVNKTFYVFKGDIRKFYDTVDHKIVKRMIQRKIKDKKLLRWFDEVIDSKGESKSLPIGTKIAQLLANLILSLFDFDLKNCFYIKNNPELVAHYTQRYIWEKIDQARTVSDFNELAKGSIYLANKYHEFLNNIEFYYRYADDFSVMHEDKVFLHHVLEWSGMYLGNELKLEIRHNYQIFPITSRGFYYVGYNFYQDHTELSKKNKQALCRQVVSLRKKGFTDDEVRLKAASRIGYASHANTKNLIRTLKMEKRLGELIRKRRMRKPFEGLTDENKKKIAEIIYDTTLPESRRGKEEEFLILLEDFVIENSAIEKEKDGSPRRCIAIRYKVIDRIDTVDGNKEYKWKEEEWYSFSGSRIMIEQAEDNFSKEDLPIATVITLYQTNKGANFTKFT